A window of Leptospira licerasiae serovar Varillal str. VAR 010 contains these coding sequences:
- a CDS encoding heavy metal translocating P-type ATPase gives MNKEIENEEKLKNLKVFLPVTLSFLLLILGIILENYFSNTFFHGWVRFSFYFLAYIPVGFPVIKEALESLKDGEIFTEFLLMSIATMGAFYLEEYPEGVAVMLFYSIGEVFQNLSVERAKLNIKNLLDQRPDTVLIMNGNEYFEKKAFEVLIGEIIQLKPGEKLALDGELLSESASFNTAALTGESKPDTKRQGDTVLAGMINLNSVIEIKITTAYQDSKLSKILTLMEAAATQKAPTEKFIRKFAKIYTPIVVLLAVGICFIPYFYLDTYVFNDWFYRALIFLVISCPCALVISIPLGYFGGIGAASKSGILVKGSNYLDAMASIRNVVMDKTGTLTEGIFEIQEVSIRPGFDKKKVLDYINLIESKSTHPVATAVHNYVGEINRDLSVGNIEEVPGLGMKALINGREILVGNFKLLDKFQISYNVDPASFINTTIAFSIDNKFAGYLIIADKIKEDARITIEELHRLNIRTMILSGDKSSVVRFVAENIGVRDYFGDLLPENKVEKVKELKSKFESVAFVGDGVNDAPVAAVSDVGIAMGGIGSDATIEISNIVIQDDKPTKIPTVVRIGKETQKVVWQNIILTFAIKVIVLVLGAGGLATMWEAVFADVGVSFLAILNAMRIQRMKFINLE, from the coding sequence ATGAATAAAGAAATAGAGAATGAAGAAAAGCTGAAAAACCTTAAGGTTTTCCTTCCGGTAACACTTTCATTTCTTCTTTTGATCTTGGGAATTATACTGGAAAACTATTTTTCCAATACCTTCTTTCATGGTTGGGTTCGGTTTAGTTTTTACTTTTTGGCGTATATACCTGTTGGGTTTCCTGTAATCAAAGAGGCCCTGGAAAGTTTGAAAGATGGAGAGATATTTACCGAGTTCTTACTGATGAGTATTGCTACAATGGGGGCATTCTATTTGGAGGAATATCCAGAAGGAGTCGCCGTGATGTTGTTTTACTCTATCGGTGAGGTTTTTCAAAACCTATCTGTAGAGAGAGCGAAACTAAATATAAAAAACTTACTAGATCAAAGACCGGATACAGTGCTTATCATGAACGGAAATGAGTATTTTGAAAAGAAGGCCTTTGAGGTATTGATTGGAGAGATAATTCAACTGAAGCCAGGTGAAAAACTGGCTTTAGATGGAGAACTTTTATCAGAATCAGCGAGTTTTAATACGGCTGCATTAACCGGAGAAAGTAAACCGGATACAAAGCGACAAGGTGATACAGTTCTTGCTGGTATGATAAATTTAAATTCCGTAATTGAAATTAAAATAACAACAGCCTATCAGGATAGTAAACTATCAAAAATTTTAACCCTTATGGAAGCGGCTGCTACCCAGAAAGCTCCGACTGAGAAGTTTATCCGAAAATTTGCTAAGATCTATACTCCTATCGTCGTTCTCCTCGCGGTAGGAATTTGTTTTATCCCATATTTTTATTTAGACACTTATGTATTCAACGATTGGTTCTATCGAGCTCTAATCTTTTTGGTAATCTCTTGCCCTTGTGCTTTGGTTATTTCGATTCCGTTGGGTTATTTTGGCGGGATCGGAGCCGCATCTAAGAGTGGTATTCTTGTTAAAGGATCCAATTACTTAGATGCGATGGCTTCAATTCGAAATGTAGTAATGGATAAGACTGGGACCTTAACGGAAGGTATATTTGAAATTCAGGAAGTCAGTATACGTCCTGGTTTTGACAAAAAGAAGGTTTTAGATTATATAAATTTAATTGAGAGTAAGTCTACTCACCCGGTCGCAACTGCAGTTCACAATTATGTGGGTGAAATCAATAGAGATCTGAGCGTTGGGAATATAGAAGAAGTGCCGGGTTTAGGGATGAAAGCGCTAATTAATGGAAGGGAGATTTTAGTTGGCAACTTTAAGCTGTTGGATAAGTTCCAAATAAGTTATAATGTAGATCCTGCTAGCTTCATCAACACGACTATTGCTTTTTCTATTGATAATAAATTTGCAGGTTATCTTATTATAGCTGATAAAATTAAAGAAGATGCTCGAATAACTATAGAAGAATTACATCGTTTGAATATACGAACAATGATACTGAGTGGAGACAAGTCTTCAGTAGTTCGCTTTGTCGCAGAGAACATTGGGGTGAGGGATTATTTTGGTGATCTTTTACCGGAAAATAAAGTAGAAAAGGTAAAAGAATTAAAATCTAAATTTGAATCTGTCGCATTTGTGGGAGATGGAGTTAACGATGCTCCGGTAGCTGCAGTGAGTGATGTGGGAATTGCTATGGGTGGCATCGGAAGCGATGCAACAATTGAAATTTCGAATATAGTAATTCAGGATGATAAGCCTACAAAAATACCAACTGTAGTAAGAATTGGGAAAGAAACGCAGAAAGTGGTTTGGCAAAACATAATTCTTACATTTGCTATCAAAGTTATAGTCTTAGTTTTAGGGGCAGGGGGACTTGCAACAATGTGGGAGGCAGTTTTTGCAGATGTGGGGGTGTCTTTCTTAGCAATTTTGAATGCTATGCGAATCCAGAGGATGAAATTTATTAATTTAGAATGA